A single Glycine soja cultivar W05 chromosome 14, ASM419377v2, whole genome shotgun sequence DNA region contains:
- the LOC114384841 gene encoding serine/arginine-rich splicing factor RSZ22A-like isoform X4 yields MSRVYVGNLDSRVTERDLEDEFRVFGVIRSVWVARRPPGYAFIDFDDRRDAQDAIRELDGKNGWRVELSHNSRGGGGGRGGRSGGSDLKCYECGEPGHFARECRMRGGSGRRRSRSPPRFRRSPSYGRSPRGRSPRHRSLSPRGRSYSRSPPYRGREEVPYANGKGRKNIRHDE; encoded by the exons ATGTCTCGCGTGTATGTTGGTAACTTGGATTCACGAGTCACCGAGAGAGATCTCGAAGACGAATTCCGCGTTTTCGGAGTTATTCGGAG TGTTTGGGTTGCACGTAGACCACCTGGTTATGCTTTTATTGACTTTGATGACCGCAGAGACGCACAGGATGCTATCCGTGAATTGGATG GCAAGAATGGTTGGAGGGTTGAGCTTTCTCACAACTCTagaggtggaggtggtggtcGTGGTGGTCGCTCTGGTGGTTCTGATTTGAAATGTTACGAGTGTGGTGAACCTGGTCATTTTGCTCGTGAATGCCGCATGCGTGGTGGTTCAGGAAGACGCCGTAGCCGTAGTCCGCCCAGATTCCGTAGGAGCCCAAGTTATGGGCGAAG TCCTCGTGGGCGGTCCCCTAGGCACCGCAGTTTGTCACCTCGTGGACGTAGCTACAGCAGGTCTCCTCCTTATCGTGGGCGTGAGGAGGTTCCTTATGCTAATGG CAAAGGACGGAAGAATATTAGGCATGATGAGTGA
- the LOC114384841 gene encoding serine/arginine-rich splicing factor RSZ22A-like isoform X2 yields MSRVYVGNLDSRVTERDLEDEFRVFGVIRSVWVARRPPGYAFIDFDDRRDAQDAIRELDGKNGWRVELSHNSRGGGGGRGGRSGGSDLKCYECGEPGHFARECRMRGGSGRRRSRSPPRFRRSPSYGRRSYSPRGRSPRHRSLSPRGRSYSRSPPYRGREEVPYANGKGRKNIRHDE; encoded by the exons ATGTCTCGCGTGTATGTTGGTAACTTGGATTCACGAGTCACCGAGAGAGATCTCGAAGACGAATTCCGCGTTTTCGGAGTTATTCGGAG TGTTTGGGTTGCACGTAGACCACCTGGTTATGCTTTTATTGACTTTGATGACCGCAGAGACGCACAGGATGCTATCCGTGAATTGGATG GCAAGAATGGTTGGAGGGTTGAGCTTTCTCACAACTCTagaggtggaggtggtggtcGTGGTGGTCGCTCTGGTGGTTCTGATTTGAAATGTTACGAGTGTGGTGAACCTGGTCATTTTGCTCGTGAATGCCGCATGCGTGGTGGTTCAGGAAGACGCCGTAGCCGTAGTCCGCCCAGATTCCGTAGGAGCCCAAGTTATGGGCGAAG GAGTTACAGTCCTCGTGGGCGGTCCCCTAGGCACCGCAGTTTGTCACCTCGTGGACGTAGCTACAGCAGGTCTCCTCCTTATCGTGGGCGTGAGGAGGTTCCTTATGCTAATGG CAAAGGACGGAAGAATATTAGGCATGATGAGTGA
- the LOC114384841 gene encoding serine/arginine-rich splicing factor RSZ22-like isoform X1: MSRVYVGNLDSRVTERDLEDEFRVFGVIRSVWVARRPPGYAFIDFDDRRDAQDAIRELDGKNGWRVELSHNSRGGGGGRGGRSGGSDLKCYECGEPGHFARECRMRGGSGRRRSRSPPRFRRSPSYGRRSYSPRGRSPRHRSLSPRGRSYSRSPPYRGREEVPYANGNGLRERRRSRS, from the exons ATGTCTCGCGTGTATGTTGGTAACTTGGATTCACGAGTCACCGAGAGAGATCTCGAAGACGAATTCCGCGTTTTCGGAGTTATTCGGAG TGTTTGGGTTGCACGTAGACCACCTGGTTATGCTTTTATTGACTTTGATGACCGCAGAGACGCACAGGATGCTATCCGTGAATTGGATG GCAAGAATGGTTGGAGGGTTGAGCTTTCTCACAACTCTagaggtggaggtggtggtcGTGGTGGTCGCTCTGGTGGTTCTGATTTGAAATGTTACGAGTGTGGTGAACCTGGTCATTTTGCTCGTGAATGCCGCATGCGTGGTGGTTCAGGAAGACGCCGTAGCCGTAGTCCGCCCAGATTCCGTAGGAGCCCAAGTTATGGGCGAAG GAGTTACAGTCCTCGTGGGCGGTCCCCTAGGCACCGCAGTTTGTCACCTCGTGGACGTAGCTACAGCAGGTCTCCTCCTTATCGTGGGCGTGAGGAGGTTCCTTATGCTAATGG AAATGGCCTTAGGGAACGACGCAGAAGCAGAAGTTGA
- the LOC114384841 gene encoding serine/arginine-rich splicing factor RSZ22-like isoform X3, translating into MSRVYVGNLDSRVTERDLEDEFRVFGVIRSVWVARRPPGYAFIDFDDRRDAQDAIRELDGKNGWRVELSHNSRGGGGGRGGRSGGSDLKCYECGEPGHFARECRMRGGSGRRRSRSPPRFRRSPSYGRSPRGRSPRHRSLSPRGRSYSRSPPYRGREEVPYANGNGLRERRRSRS; encoded by the exons ATGTCTCGCGTGTATGTTGGTAACTTGGATTCACGAGTCACCGAGAGAGATCTCGAAGACGAATTCCGCGTTTTCGGAGTTATTCGGAG TGTTTGGGTTGCACGTAGACCACCTGGTTATGCTTTTATTGACTTTGATGACCGCAGAGACGCACAGGATGCTATCCGTGAATTGGATG GCAAGAATGGTTGGAGGGTTGAGCTTTCTCACAACTCTagaggtggaggtggtggtcGTGGTGGTCGCTCTGGTGGTTCTGATTTGAAATGTTACGAGTGTGGTGAACCTGGTCATTTTGCTCGTGAATGCCGCATGCGTGGTGGTTCAGGAAGACGCCGTAGCCGTAGTCCGCCCAGATTCCGTAGGAGCCCAAGTTATGGGCGAAG TCCTCGTGGGCGGTCCCCTAGGCACCGCAGTTTGTCACCTCGTGGACGTAGCTACAGCAGGTCTCCTCCTTATCGTGGGCGTGAGGAGGTTCCTTATGCTAATGG AAATGGCCTTAGGGAACGACGCAGAAGCAGAAGTTGA